A section of the Candidatus Binatia bacterium genome encodes:
- the wbpA gene encoding UDP-N-acetyl-D-glucosamine 6-dehydrogenase — protein MSDFPWRSVNPEEVPPNLAPRPSMEDLIARFEQRQGVVGIIGLGYVGLPLAATFAEAGVAVVGFDIDRSKIEELRAGRSYIRHIASERLGQIVTQQGPRPERGKFYPTADFALLRHCDAILICVPTPLSPNRDPDLSYVERTGETIAEYLRPGQLVVLESTTYPGTTDEVLKEILERSGLRVGVDVHLAFSPEREDPNNPHFTTRTIPKLVGGVTESCTRVAVALYSAVLEKVVPVSSARVAEAAKLLENIYRCVNIALVNELKVLFDRMGIDIWEVIDAAATKPFGFTPFYPGPGLGGHCIPIDPFYLSWKAREYELTTRFIELAGEINHSMPGYVVGKIADALNERRKSLKGARVLVLGVAYKKDLDDTRESPALRLIDLLLRKGAKVSYHDPYVPHLKRSRNYDFNMSSVALTRDELERADAVVVATDHSVFDYDFIVGASQLVIDTRNATRNVREGRSKIVRA, from the coding sequence ATGTCTGATTTTCCGTGGCGTTCCGTGAACCCTGAGGAAGTCCCGCCCAACTTGGCCCCGCGCCCGAGCATGGAAGATCTCATTGCGCGCTTCGAGCAACGACAGGGTGTGGTCGGAATCATCGGCCTGGGGTACGTGGGCCTGCCTCTCGCGGCTACGTTTGCGGAGGCGGGTGTGGCTGTGGTCGGGTTCGATATCGATCGCAGTAAGATAGAGGAGCTGCGAGCGGGGCGGAGTTACATCCGCCACATTGCGAGCGAGCGATTGGGGCAGATTGTCACGCAGCAAGGTCCGCGGCCGGAACGTGGCAAATTCTACCCAACGGCGGATTTCGCGCTCCTACGGCACTGTGACGCCATTTTGATATGTGTGCCGACGCCCTTGAGTCCGAACCGCGATCCGGACCTCTCTTACGTGGAGCGCACGGGGGAAACCATCGCCGAGTATTTGCGGCCCGGGCAGCTAGTGGTTTTGGAAAGTACGACGTACCCCGGGACAACCGACGAGGTGCTCAAAGAAATCTTGGAACGTTCCGGTTTGCGGGTCGGCGTGGACGTGCATTTGGCCTTTTCTCCCGAGCGCGAGGATCCGAACAACCCGCACTTCACGACGCGGACGATTCCGAAACTCGTCGGTGGCGTAACGGAGTCGTGCACTCGCGTGGCGGTGGCGCTGTATAGCGCGGTGTTGGAGAAAGTTGTGCCGGTTTCTTCTGCTCGTGTCGCCGAGGCGGCCAAGCTGTTGGAGAACATTTACCGATGTGTCAACATCGCTCTGGTCAACGAGCTCAAGGTGTTGTTCGACCGCATGGGGATCGACATTTGGGAAGTGATCGATGCGGCGGCAACAAAGCCGTTTGGCTTCACGCCCTTTTATCCAGGGCCCGGTTTGGGAGGCCACTGTATTCCCATCGATCCCTTTTACTTGAGTTGGAAAGCGCGTGAGTACGAATTGACTACGCGGTTCATCGAACTTGCTGGCGAGATCAACCACTCCATGCCGGGGTACGTGGTCGGCAAGATCGCGGACGCGCTGAACGAGCGCAGAAAAAGCCTCAAGGGTGCGCGAGTGCTGGTACTCGGGGTGGCATACAAGAAAGACCTCGATGACACCCGCGAGTCGCCGGCCCTACGGCTCATTGATCTCTTACTGCGCAAAGGCGCGAAGGTGAGTTACCACGACCCGTACGTTCCGCACTTGAAGAGATCGCGGAATTATGATTTCAACATGTCCTCGGTTGCTTTGACGCGAGACGAGTTGGAGCGCGCGGATGCGGTGGTGGTGGCGACGGACCATTCGGTGTTCGACTATGATTTTATCGTCGGCGCAAGCCAACTCGTCATCGATACCCGCAACGCAACGCGCAATGTGCGCGAGGGCCGAAGCAAAATCGTGCGTGCTTGA
- a CDS encoding limonene-1,2-epoxide hydrolase: MSKQEEIVLAFCDAWRERNVDRLLEFFLPDAVYHNMPLPPLQGIEAIRTTLETFVTPAEWIEFEVLNIAVNGNVVFTERIDRFRFLGKEVALPVAGVFELEGGKIRAWRDYFDMQTWLRQTGAEGTPST, translated from the coding sequence ATGAGCAAACAAGAGGAAATCGTTTTGGCGTTTTGCGACGCGTGGCGCGAACGGAACGTGGATCGGCTACTGGAGTTTTTCTTGCCGGACGCCGTATACCACAACATGCCGTTACCCCCGCTGCAGGGAATCGAGGCCATTCGCACCACGCTCGAAACTTTTGTCACGCCAGCCGAGTGGATCGAGTTCGAAGTTCTAAACATCGCGGTGAATGGCAACGTCGTGTTCACCGAGCGGATCGACCGCTTCCGTTTTCTCGGCAAAGAAGTGGCTCTGCCGGTTGCCGGCGTGTTCGAGCTCGAAGGCGGCAAAATTCGCGCGTGGAGAGACTACTTCGACATGCAAACCTGGCTCCGGCAAACGGGCGCAGAGGGAACCCCCAGCACGTAA
- a CDS encoding hypothetical protein (possible pseudo, frameshifted), with translation MDSLCDERGDVRFGLFEEAVAEVDFRRCRLIDEFDRPASRWRRHFGFKQFEFLGGLSEQVVFGCALVNIRYAASAFVYAYWPRERKLEEYNFLRPLEWGVRMDPRPEDGRAVFVAGHTTIQTGPGSRPGTRHLRADIPGKALAGCGTGRRRSAHPTPAHLYPSGSSRLGLCPQNRWPAGARRVAIDDRSSAPGDSGRARPPRLECGLHASRHPLALGLPGWPNRSRTGCRAEHFLRCQRNELYGKLFLDRGPARKARLGAFRVGPRRPDAPVADGVRGSGAASWTFGPRRAIASACAWGS, from the coding sequence ATGGACTCCCTTTGCGACGAGCGCGGCGACGTGCGCTTCGGCCTATTCGAAGAAGCCGTCGCCGAGGTAGACTTCCGGCGATGCCGGCTGATTGACGAATTCGATCGGCCGGCAAGCCGGTGGCGCCGGCATTTTGGATTCAAGCAGTTCGAGTTTCTCGGCGGACTCAGCGAGCAGGTGGTATTTGGCTGCGCGCTTGTGAACATTCGCTACGCCGCCTCCGCCTTCGTGTACGCGTATTGGCCGCGCGAGAGAAAGCTGGAGGAGTACAACTTCCTGCGTCCCTTGGAATGGGGAGTCCGCATGGACCCACGACCAGAAGACGGCCGCGCGGTGTTCGTCGCCGGTCATACAACAATTCAGACGGGGCCGGGAAGCCGTCCCGGAACGCGGCATCTGAGAGCAGACATTCCTGGTAAAGCTCTGGCTGGATGCGGAACTGGACGAAGAAGATCCGCACACCCAACCCCTGCGCATTTGTACCCGAGCGGGAGCAGCCGGTTGGGTCTTTGCCCGCAAAACCGCTGGCCAGCGGGTGCGCGGCGTGTTGCAATCGACGACCGGTCGAGTGCGCCTGGAGACAGCGGGCGTGCTCGGCCACCGCGACTGGAGTGCGGGCTACATGCGTCGCGACACCCATTGGCTTTGGGGCTGCCTGGCTGGCCGAACCGAAGCAGGACAGGTTGTCGGGCTGAACATTTCCTGCGGTGTCAACGAAACGAGCTTTACGGAAAATTGTTTCTGGATCGAGGGCCAGCGAGAAAAGCTCGACTTGGTGCATTTCGAGTTGGACCGCGGCGACCTGATGCGCCCGTGGCGGATGGTGTCCGCGGATCGGGCGCTGCGAGTTGGACTTTCGGCCCGAGGCGCGCCATCGCGAGCGCGTGCGCCTGGGGATCCTAG